The sequence TCCAGGATGTAATATTATAATTGTGCGTCGGAGAGACCAAAACAAGGCCTTTGGAAGAAATAATCCGGTCGTACACAGGTGACAGGTCATCCGTTAAGCCTGTGCAAATTTTATCTTTCCGGCATTTTTCGCATCCAATACAACCTTGAAATTTTAATTTTGTTAAATTCAGTGCATCAGCTTCAATATTTTCCCGGGCCACGCCAGATATGATTTGGTTTAGAATTGTATCAGAATTGCCATTGATTCTGGGACTTCCACTAAAGCCCATGATTGTTTTTTCCGGGTTTATTGCCTCTTGTATTGATGATTGGTTTGTATTCATTTTATGTTATCCTGTTCTAAAAAAACAAGCCTGGTCACTTTACGTAACCAGGCTTGTTCTGTTCATGATCGTTTTTCTATCGGCAGTCAGGATGCATAATGGCAGCCTGGGCTGCAGCCAGCCGGGCAATGGGTATCCGGTAGGGTGAGCACGATACATAGTTCAGTCCTGCTTTATGGCAGAATATGACGGATTCGGGGTCCCCGCCGTGTTCTCCGCAGATGCCTAACTTGATTTCAGGACGCGTCTTGCGACCGCGTTCCACCGCTGTTGTAACCAGGCCTCCCACAGCTTCCTGGTCCAGGGTTTCAAAGGGATCTGAACTGAGGATGGCATTGTCAATGTAATCGTTCATGAAAGAACCGATATCGTCCCTTGAAAACCCAAAGGTCATCTGGGTCAGGTCATTGGTGCCAAAGGAGAAAAACTGGGCATATTCTGCCATTTTATCCGCAATCAAGGCAGCTCTTGGGATTTCAATCATGGTGCCGTACAAATAAGGAATGGCGTCTATTGCGTATATTTTAAGCACCTGATCGTGGCACTGGGTAACGATATCCTGGACAAAGGCCAGCTCTTTTTCATTGCAGGTTACGGGCACCATAATTTCAGGCATGGGATTTTTGCCAGCTTTGATCAGTTCTGCACACGCCTCAAATATGGCTTTCACCTGCATGTGGGTGATTTCAGGATAGGTGATACCAAGTCTCACTCCCCTGTGCCCGATCATGGGATTTGATTCTAAAAGCTGCTCGCTGCGCTTGAACACCTCTTCTATGTCAATATGCAGGGCATCGGCAATCTCCTGCTGATTTTCCCGTGACTGGGGCACAAATTCATGCAGAGGTGGATCCAGCAGGCGAAGGGTCACGGGCAGATTATCCATGACCTCCAGGGTGGCCTTGATCTCCTCCTTGACAAAGGGGAACAGTTCTTTAAGTGCAGCCTCTCTTTCTTCGTGGGTTTTGCTTAAAATCATTTTGCGCAAAAGGAAAAGGGAGTTATCAGAATTTGCACCGTAAAACATATGCTCTGTTCTAAAAAGTCCGATACCCTGGGCGCCAAACTCAAGGGCTGTCTTGGCATCTGCCGGGGTGTCCGCATTCGTGCGAACCTGCATGGCCCGGTATTTATCCGCAATTTCCATGAATGCTTTGAATCTGACATTTTCCGATGCGTCCTTCATTTTGAGTAGGCCTTGGTATACCATACCTTTGGTACCGTTAAGGGTGAAGGTATCGCCTTCCTTGAACACCCGGGTTCCGACATGAAGTTCTTTGGTTTCAAAATTGATTTTAAGGGCACCGGCACCAACAATGCAGCATTTGCCCCATCCCCTGGCCACTAGAGCCGCATGGGAGGTCATACCGCCCCTTGCCGTGAGAATGGCTGCCGCAGCCCGCATGCCTTCAATGTCTTCGGGGTTGGTTTCTTCACGGACCAAAATGACATTTTTGTCTGACTTGGCCCATTGAACCGCATCTTCGGCCGAGAATACAATCTGTCCCCATGCACCGCCGGGGCCTGCAGGCAGTCCTTCTGCAACCTTTACGGCTGTTTTTTCCGCTTCCGGGTCCACAACGGGATGAAGCATATCATCCAGAATTTTAGGATCAAGACGGCATACCATGGTTTTTTCATCAATGGTGCCTTCCTCCAGCATGTCCATGGCCATGTTCAGGGCCGCTGTCGCGGTGCGTTTACCCACACGGCACTGGAGCATGTAAAGCCTGCCCTCCTGGATGGTGAATTCAATATCCTGCATGTCCTTGTAATGAGCTTCTAAAAGATTCCTGATTTCAAACAACTGTTTGTAAAGTTGGGGCATGGATTCTTCCAGGGAGGGCAGGTGGTTGTTCTGGGCATTTTTGGTATCGGTGTTCAATGGATTGGGGGTTCTGGTGCCTGCCACCACATCCTCTCCCTGGGCATTGACCAGCCATTCTCCATAAAACTTATTGTCCCCTGTAGCCGGGTCCCTGGTAAATGCAACGCCTGTGGCTGAGGTCTCGCCCATATTACCGAAAACCATGGTCTGGACATTGACGGCCGTGCCCCAGCTATCCGGAATATGTTCAATGCGACGGTAGGATACGGCCCGTTTGCCGTTCCAGCTCTTAAAGACAGCGCCGATGGACCCCATGAGTTGATCTTGGGGATCATCAGGAAAATCGGCACCCAGATCCTCCCGGATTTTTTTCTTAAACCGTTCGCAAAGGGCTTTTAAATCTTCGGTAGAGATATCCGTATCATTGTCATAGCCCTTGTCGTTTTTCAGGTTGTTCATCATCATTTCAAGATTCAGACGAATACCCATGCCGTCCTTGGGACGGATCTGTTCGGCTTTTTCCATAACCACATCTGAATACATCATGATCAGTCGGCGGTAGGCATCATAAACAAACCATTCATTCTCGGTTTTTTTGATCAGTCCCGGAATCGTGGTGCTACACAGGCCGACATTCAATATGGTCTCCATCATGCCGGGCATTGAACTTCTTGCTCCGGATCGGCAGGATACCAGCAATGGATTTTCCGGATTACCAAAAATCATGCCTGTTTGGGATTCAATGTTGGCCATGGCTTTGAGAATGTCGCCTTCAAGGGTATCAGGAAACCGTCCGTTTAAATCAAAATAGTGATTGCAGCATTCCGTTGATATGGTAAAGCCTGGCGGAACAGGCAGTTTCAGCTTTGCCATTTCGGCAAGGTTGGCGCCTTTTCCGCCCAAAAGGTTTTTCTGACTTGCATCACCCTCCGTTTTATCAGGGCCGAACTCATAGATGTATTTGGTCATTTTAAATCACCGTTTATATGGTTAAAGACATATTGATATTTAGTTTGCCCAGGCCATGGAACCAGCTGGCATTCGATTTTTTAGTAAATTCTGCCAAAAGTAAACGTCTACTATTAAAACGTTGAAAAAATCAAGTCAAATAAAATCTAATGTTTATAAATTACACCTTCGATGATAATATTGCCATTTTTAAAATGATATGCGTTGGCACTTTATCGCCGCTTGGCAGACGCAACAGGAGGAATAAATGCTGAATATAGAATCCATAACCAAAGGATTCGCAGATCAGGTACTGCTTGACAATACCGGTATGCAGATTAATTCCGGGGAACGGGTGGGCCTGGTGGGAAGAAACGGCCATGGTAAAACCACGCTTTTAAATATAATAGCAGGCATTGATCATCCCGATGAAGGGCGCGTTATTATACCCAGCGGATATCGGATCGGTGTGCTTTCCCAGCATATAAAATTCAGCAGACCCACGGTTCTTGAAGAAGCCATGCTTGGTCTGCCTGATCATGAGCGAGATCATTTCTGGAAAGCTGAAAAAATTCTGTCAGGTCTGGGGTTTTCAGATCAGGATATGCAAAAGGACCCCATGCAGTTCTCCGGTGGCTACCAGGTGCGTTTAAACCTGGCCAAGGTATTGGTATCCGAACCTGATCTATTAATTCTTGACGAGCCCACCAACTATCTGGACATCACATCCATCCGCTGGATTACAGGCTTTCTTGTTTCCTGGCCAAGGGAGATGCTTCTGGTTACCCATGACCGTGGCTTTATGGATAATGTGGTGACCCATATTGTGGGGATTCACCGTCGCAAGATGAAAAAGATACAGGGCGACACCGCCAAATATTATCTCCAGGTGGCCCAGGACGAAGAGATATATGAAAAAACCCGGGTAAATGAGGAAAAACGCAAAAAAGAGATTGAACTGTTCATCTCCCGGTTCCGGGCCAAGGCACGGCTGGCCAATATGGTGCAGTCCAGGGTCAAAACCCTGGCCAAGCTTGAATCAAAGGACAAACTGGCAGAACTTAAAAATTTGGATTTCTCATTTAACTATTTGCCTTTTGCCGGCAAACAGGTGCTGACTGCCGAAAATTTGAGTTTTGGGTATGAAAAGGACAGCCCTTTGATTAAGAATTTTTCCTTGACCGTATACCCCGGTGACCGTGTGGCTGTCATCGGCAAAAACGGCAAAGGCAAAACCACGTTGCTTAAACTGATCAGTCAGAATATAAATCCGGATGCAGGGTGGGTAAAACCCAATCCAGGTGTAGAAACCGGATATTTTGAGCAGACCAATATTCAGACCTTAAATCCGCAATTCACTGTGGAAGATGAGATTTTGCATGCCTATCCTGAAACAGATCGCCAGAAGGCCAGAAATATCTGCGGCGCCATGATGTTTGAACAGGATGCAGCCCTAAAAAAGATCAGTGTGCTGTCCGGTGGAGAAAAAGCCCGGGTCATGCTTGGTAAACTTCTGATCCGGCCTTTAAATCTTCTGCTTTTGGATGAGCCGTCAAACCATCTTGACATTGAGGCCAGTGATGCCTTTGTGGAGGCTTTAAATGCGTTTGAAGGCGCAGTGGTGATTGTTACCCATAATGAGATGTTTCTGTATGCCCTGGCAAATCGACTGGTGATATTTACGTCAAAGGGCATTGACATATTTGAGGGTACCTATCAGGAATTTCTTGAAAAACAGGGATGGGAGGATGAAGAAGTGATCCCTGTAAAACGCAAAAAGAGCCCACAGCTTTCCAAAAAAGAACTGCGCAAGAAAAAATCAGAGATTGTGGCCGAAAGGTCAAAGCAGTTGATGCCGATAAATAAAAAGATAAACAAACTTGAAACTGAGATTGAGGCAAAAGAAACCAAGATGGCCCGGGTGGACAAAGAACTGCTGGATGCATCCCAGGACCAGGACGGATTAAAAATTGCCACTTTATCCAAAGAACATGCTAAACTGGAATCTGATATTGAGACCCTGTTTGATACTTTTGCGGAAATATCTGAGAGGGCAGACAAGATAAAAAAGAAATTTGACCGGGAATTGTCCGGCCTTGAAGGTGGGGAGTAAGATGGATAAACAAAAACTTACATTTTATTATGGTATTATTTTGATCGTCGTGGGCATCGCGGTTTTCATACGGGTGCCCCAGGTGATACCGCAAATTGAGACTATTGAATTTTTTAAAAATAAAATCGGAATTGTGAAGTTCTGTGCCTATTTCATAGGCTTTCTTTTGGTATTGGCCGGCGGTATCCGGGTCTTAAAAAATCATAAAAAATCGTAACAATAGATGATCAAATTTCCATGCCCCTTAATAAAAATTTGATCATCAAGTAACCGTTTCAGGATATCTCATGGCCGACAACACTGCTTTAAAATCCGGTTCCAGCCTTAAATCTACCATCAAAGATCAGTCTGGTGCCGGTAAGGTTAAAATTGGTGAAATCCTTTCTAAGGAAGGACAGATTACCTCCATTATGCTCAACGAGGCCCTCGCGGTTCAGAAAAAGACCAACGAGCGCCTTTCGGGTATTTTGCTCCAGAAAGGATATATTGATCCGGACACCATCATCAATGTGCTGGGACGACTATACAACTATAAAGTTGTCGCTTTTTCTGAAATAAAGCCGGATCCCCAGGCATTGAAACTTCTGCCCTATGATGAAGCCAAAAACAGTCTGGTTTTTCCCTTAAAACTGGTCGGGGACGATTTGCAGGTCTGCATGGCAGAACCCACGGATACGGATGTGGTTGCAGAGCTTGGAAAGAAAACAGGGAAAAACATCCAGGCCTTTGTTTCCACTGAAAATGATATCATCCAGGCTTATCGCGATTTTTACAAAATTTCCGATGAAGAGTATAAAAGTTTTCTTCATTTTGAGGACGAGGCGGAAGATGATGAACCGGTAACTTCTGTTGACGATTTCGGTTCCCTGGTGTCCGAGGCAGCCGAGGAGCTTGAGGTCGCCGTCGCCGATTCAGACGTTGGCCAGGATGAGTTCATGGCCTCGGATGCACCCATCATCAAACTGGTAAACGGCATCTTAACCAAAGCTATCAACGACGGCGTGTCCGATATACACATTGAACCCTTTGAAAAATCCTTTCAGGTGCGCTACCGTCTGGACGGCGGCATGTACAAGGCTATGAACCTGCCGCTGTCAATTAAAAATGCCGTGCTTTCAAGGATAAAGATTCTGGCCTCCCTGGATATTGCCGAGCGCAGGGTCCCCCAGGACGGTCGAATCAAACTTCGGCTGGGCAAAAAGAAATCCGTGGATTTTCGTGTATCCACCTTGCCCACCCTGTTTGGCGAGAGCGTTGTTATGCGTATTCTGGACCAGAGCGCGTTAAGCGTTGATCTAACTCGCCTAGGCTTTGAACCCGGCACCTTTGAGATGCTCAAACGCTGTATTTCAAGGCCCTATGGCCTGCTTCTGGTTACAGGCCCCACCGGTTCGGGTAAAACCACGACCTTGTATTCCGTTCTCAACCGTTTGAACAAGGATGACATCAAGATCCTGACCGCTGAAGACCCCGTGGAATTCAATTTTAAGGGTATCAACCAGGTGCCGGTAAGAGAAGAGGTCGGCATGACCTTTGCCGCAGCTCTGAAAGCCTTTCTCCGACAGGATCCGGATATTATCATGGTGGGTGAGATCCGTGATATTGAAACCGCTGAGATTGCCATAAAGGCCGCCATGACAGGCCATCTTGTGTTTGCCACCCTGCATACCAATGACTGCCCGTCCACCATTGGAAGGCTTGTGGATATTGGTATTCCATCCTATATGCTTGCCTCATCCGTTACCATGGTTTTATCCCAGCGTCTTGGGCGCAGGCTTTGTCCGGATTGCAAGCAGGTGGTGACCGGCTATAATCCGGAAGACCTGGAATTGCACGGTTTTGACAAGAGTGAAATTCCGGATTTGACCATTTACGGTCCTAAAGGCTGCTCCCACTGCAATGGTACCGGATACAAGGGCAGGGTCGGGCTGTATGAACTCATGGAAGTAACTGATGAGGTCGGCAAAGCCATTTCTGCTGAAGTGCCTGAAGACCAGCTGCGCAAGGTGGCTATCTCCGAAGGCATGATCACGCTTCGGGATGCCGGCCTTGTTAAGGTAAAATCCGCAGAGACATCCCTGGAAGAAGTGTTAAGAAAAACCGTTATCTCAAAAGAAGCGCTGCCGGCCTATCTGGTAACCCCGACATTGAACAATACGAGGACAAGGATGTGATCATCCGTGAAGGCAACACGGATATTGACTTTTTTAAGCTTGTTCAAGGTGCCGTCTATGTGGTCAAGGGCGGTAAAATGATTGCAGAAATTACCCAGCCCGGAGAGTATTTCGGCGAAATGGCTGCCATCACCGGTACGTCAAGGTCCGCGTCCATTATTTCAAAGGGACGTTCCAAGATCAAACGGTTCCCGGGAGATAAGCTTACTGAAATTATAGAAAAATATCCTGATGTGGCCAAGCATCTTTTCACTGTCCTTGCCGACCGCCTGAACGAGACGGACCGCAAACTTGTTTCCCTTTACAACCAGATCAAGAAACGCAAAGTTAACAATGGCGCCTGATTAAAGTGAGAAGGAGATTTCTATGGATATGAATGTATTTATTCAGGGTATTCCCAAAGCAGAGCTACATCTTCATATCGAAGGGACGTTGGAGCCGGAGACATTGTTTCGCTTAGCCGAAAGAAACGGTAAACGCATTAAGTTCGATTCGGTGGAAGCACTGCGACAGGCTTATCGTTTCAATAATCTGCAGTCTTTCCTGGATATATATTACGAAGGTGCCGGCGTACTTCAAAAAGAGAACGATTTTTATGAACTGACATGGGAATATCTCCTGAAAGCCAAAGATCAAAACGTCCGGCACGTTGAAATTTTTTTTGATCCCCAAACCCATACAGAACGAGGCATTGCTTTCGAAACAGTAATAAACGGCATTTATCACGCTTTGTCCGACGGTGCCCGTGATCTCAACATTTCATTTTGCCTGATCATGTGCTTTTTACGCCATTTGCCGGAATCCGAGGCCATGGAAACCCTTTCCCAGGCGTTGGATTTCAAGGACAAGATTACGGGAATCGGGCTTGATTCTTCCGAATCCGGGCACCCACCATCCAAATTCATACGTGTTTTTGAAAAAGCACGAAAAGAAGGCTTTATGGCCGTGGCCCATGCCGGGGAAGAAGGGCCCCCTGAATACATATGGGAGGCAATTCAAGATCTTAAAGTCCATCGAATTGATCATGGCGTGCGTGCGCTCGAAGACACGTCACTTATCAATGAACTCAAGCGCCGCCGGATCCCTTTAACGGTTTGTCCGCTTTCCAACGTCAAGCTGCGTGTTTTTAAAGACATCCGGGAACACAATTTTAAAACGCTGTTTGACCAGGGGCTTTGCGTGACGGTCAACTCGGATGACCCTGCATATTTCGGCGGATATGTTGTGGAAAACTATCTGGCGCTTCAAAACGCGTTTCAGCTGACGCGAGATGATATCGCACAACTGGCGGTGAATTCTTTTAATGCCGCTTTTATCAGCCAGGATAAAAAAGATATCTTTATTGATCAGATAAAAAAATTCATGGTTGAATAAAACAGGCCTAATCAATATCAATTTTTGGTCCGTCCCAGTCTTTGACAGGCAGCCTGGATTCAATGGCATCTGCAGCAAATTCAAGTCCCAGGGATTGAAGCAGATGTTTTTCAGGAATCCCGTTCCGATCGTATTCGCAGGCACTATAATATTTTTGCACAAGCGCTCTATGGACGGATCGCTCTTTTTTACCTTCCGGAGAAGCCGATATGTCCGGATTCTGAGGGATTCTGTCTTCTTTGTGAGTGATACCACAGAGCGCGTTGAATACCCTTTCCAGTGCTGAAATCCTTTGGGCGATTTTTTTAAGTTCCTGTTCGGAGAATGATTTGCCTGTAGCAGCAGAAGCAAGTTGTGCCAGCCCCTTGAAAAGTGGATATTTCCATACCAGTGGAACAGCTGCCGTCCATGTATTAACAGCGCCTTTGCATCTTCCAAAACAATCTGCCAGGGTCGTGGCCTGTTCGGCAATGATAAGTGATGAAACAGGGTCATTTGAAACGACCCCTTCTTTTTTTAATTGCGATAGGACGGCTTCATCTGAATTATCGCCAGCAGCCCAGCTCCTTCCCCTTAAATGATCCGCTCCTCTTGTGGAAACGGCGTGTGCCAGCGAAAATAATCCTGCTGGATGAAGTCCACGGCTCAAACCTTTAACGTGATAACAATAATTCATGGCATTTTTTCCTATCATCTTTGCCATGACAAACATTCCTTGCCCGATCATTCGGCCAAATCCCCTGGCATAAGCCGTATCAGATACAAGCTGTAGCTGAGCCTCAGCGTTCTTCCACGTCAGATCAAGTCCTCCGGTTTCTTTTTCAGTAATAATGCCTTTGTTGAAAAGTTCCTTGGCAAAGGCTATGGCATTCCCTAAAGAGACCACATCCATGCCGTGCATGTCGGAAAGGTTAGCCATTTCCATCACTGCAGAAGCGTCCTCAATACCGCAATTGGTACCAAGACAGTAGACGCATTCATATTCCAAACCTTCCCCCTGTTCGCCTTTTCGTCTGCCGGAAGGAATTTTATAAACATTTTTGCATTTAACCGAACAATTCCTGCATCCAGCCCGTCCTGTTTCATATTTTTTCAAAGCATCAGGGGTCAATTCTTCAGGGATCTCATGCGATAGGAGTGATTTTGCCGAATTTCGGAAACCCGGTTGCCAATTCATAATGCCGTACAGTGAGCCGTAAACAGAAGCGACATTTTTTTGAACCGTATCATTGGCTAAAAATTTTCCGTCTGCACTTGAAAGGCTTATAAATTTTTTTTTATTATACAATTCAACCCTGGCAGTTCCTTTTACCG comes from uncultured Desulfobacter sp. and encodes:
- a CDS encoding flavodoxin family protein — protein: MNTNQSSIQEAINPEKTIMGFSGSPRINGNSDTILNQIISGVARENIEADALNLTKLKFQGCIGCEKCRKDKICTGLTDDLSPVYDRIISSKGLVLVSPTHNYNITSWMKAFIDRLYCFYNFEDTRPRSWSSQFAGQGRKAVIASICEQESVEDMGFTLEAMKQPLAALGFDVIGELAVFKIFDKAKVKDDKEAMEKAYQLGRNLACAVK
- the ppdK gene encoding pyruvate, phosphate dikinase; its protein translation is MTKYIYEFGPDKTEGDASQKNLLGGKGANLAEMAKLKLPVPPGFTISTECCNHYFDLNGRFPDTLEGDILKAMANIESQTGMIFGNPENPLLVSCRSGARSSMPGMMETILNVGLCSTTIPGLIKKTENEWFVYDAYRRLIMMYSDVVMEKAEQIRPKDGMGIRLNLEMMMNNLKNDKGYDNDTDISTEDLKALCERFKKKIREDLGADFPDDPQDQLMGSIGAVFKSWNGKRAVSYRRIEHIPDSWGTAVNVQTMVFGNMGETSATGVAFTRDPATGDNKFYGEWLVNAQGEDVVAGTRTPNPLNTDTKNAQNNHLPSLEESMPQLYKQLFEIRNLLEAHYKDMQDIEFTIQEGRLYMLQCRVGKRTATAALNMAMDMLEEGTIDEKTMVCRLDPKILDDMLHPVVDPEAEKTAVKVAEGLPAGPGGAWGQIVFSAEDAVQWAKSDKNVILVREETNPEDIEGMRAAAAILTARGGMTSHAALVARGWGKCCIVGAGALKINFETKELHVGTRVFKEGDTFTLNGTKGMVYQGLLKMKDASENVRFKAFMEIADKYRAMQVRTNADTPADAKTALEFGAQGIGLFRTEHMFYGANSDNSLFLLRKMILSKTHEEREAALKELFPFVKEEIKATLEVMDNLPVTLRLLDPPLHEFVPQSRENQQEIADALHIDIEEVFKRSEQLLESNPMIGHRGVRLGITYPEITHMQVKAIFEACAELIKAGKNPMPEIMVPVTCNEKELAFVQDIVTQCHDQVLKIYAIDAIPYLYGTMIEIPRAALIADKMAEYAQFFSFGTNDLTQMTFGFSRDDIGSFMNDYIDNAILSSDPFETLDQEAVGGLVTTAVERGRKTRPEIKLGICGEHGGDPESVIFCHKAGLNYVSCSPYRIPIARLAAAQAAIMHPDCR
- a CDS encoding ABC-F family ATP-binding cassette domain-containing protein; the protein is MLNIESITKGFADQVLLDNTGMQINSGERVGLVGRNGHGKTTLLNIIAGIDHPDEGRVIIPSGYRIGVLSQHIKFSRPTVLEEAMLGLPDHERDHFWKAEKILSGLGFSDQDMQKDPMQFSGGYQVRLNLAKVLVSEPDLLILDEPTNYLDITSIRWITGFLVSWPREMLLVTHDRGFMDNVVTHIVGIHRRKMKKIQGDTAKYYLQVAQDEEIYEKTRVNEEKRKKEIELFISRFRAKARLANMVQSRVKTLAKLESKDKLAELKNLDFSFNYLPFAGKQVLTAENLSFGYEKDSPLIKNFSLTVYPGDRVAVIGKNGKGKTTLLKLISQNINPDAGWVKPNPGVETGYFEQTNIQTLNPQFTVEDEILHAYPETDRQKARNICGAMMFEQDAALKKISVLSGGEKARVMLGKLLIRPLNLLLLDEPSNHLDIEASDAFVEALNAFEGAVVIVTHNEMFLYALANRLVIFTSKGIDIFEGTYQEFLEKQGWEDEEVIPVKRKKSPQLSKKELRKKKSEIVAERSKQLMPINKKINKLETEIEAKETKMARVDKELLDASQDQDGLKIATLSKEHAKLESDIETLFDTFAEISERADKIKKKFDRELSGLEGGE
- the pilB gene encoding type IV-A pilus assembly ATPase PilB is translated as MADNTALKSGSSLKSTIKDQSGAGKVKIGEILSKEGQITSIMLNEALAVQKKTNERLSGILLQKGYIDPDTIINVLGRLYNYKVVAFSEIKPDPQALKLLPYDEAKNSLVFPLKLVGDDLQVCMAEPTDTDVVAELGKKTGKNIQAFVSTENDIIQAYRDFYKISDEEYKSFLHFEDEAEDDEPVTSVDDFGSLVSEAAEELEVAVADSDVGQDEFMASDAPIIKLVNGILTKAINDGVSDIHIEPFEKSFQVRYRLDGGMYKAMNLPLSIKNAVLSRIKILASLDIAERRVPQDGRIKLRLGKKKSVDFRVSTLPTLFGESVVMRILDQSALSVDLTRLGFEPGTFEMLKRCISRPYGLLLVTGPTGSGKTTTLYSVLNRLNKDDIKILTAEDPVEFNFKGINQVPVREEVGMTFAAALKAFLRQDPDIIMVGEIRDIETAEIAIKAAMTGHLVFATLHTNDCPSTIGRLVDIGIPSYMLASSVTMVLSQRLGRRLCPDCKQVVTGYNPEDLELHGFDKSEIPDLTIYGPKGCSHCNGTGYKGRVGLYELMEVTDEVGKAISAEVPEDQLRKVAISEGMITLRDAGLVKVKSAETSLEEVLRKTVISKEALPAYLVTPTLNNTRTRM
- a CDS encoding cyclic nucleotide-binding domain-containing protein, which codes for MIIREGNTDIDFFKLVQGAVYVVKGGKMIAEITQPGEYFGEMAAITGTSRSASIISKGRSKIKRFPGDKLTEIIEKYPDVAKHLFTVLADRLNETDRKLVSLYNQIKKRKVNNGA
- a CDS encoding adenosine deaminase, with protein sequence MDMNVFIQGIPKAELHLHIEGTLEPETLFRLAERNGKRIKFDSVEALRQAYRFNNLQSFLDIYYEGAGVLQKENDFYELTWEYLLKAKDQNVRHVEIFFDPQTHTERGIAFETVINGIYHALSDGARDLNISFCLIMCFLRHLPESEAMETLSQALDFKDKITGIGLDSSESGHPPSKFIRVFEKARKEGFMAVAHAGEEGPPEYIWEAIQDLKVHRIDHGVRALEDTSLINELKRRRIPLTVCPLSNVKLRVFKDIREHNFKTLFDQGLCVTVNSDDPAYFGGYVVENYLALQNAFQLTRDDIAQLAVNSFNAAFISQDKKDIFIDQIKKFMVE
- a CDS encoding aldehyde ferredoxin oxidoreductase C-terminal domain-containing protein, whose translation is MSLNMYGWAGKVLHVDLTSRGWQIEPLCVEEAINFIGGRGLNIKKLFEIRNPKINPFDAQNIICIAPGLFSGTPLGMSSRLHVTTLSCLTGIIGDGNVGGTFAHCLKKAGFDQIVISGKAQKAVYLLIENQNVKICDATDLWGKDVWAITDILKQRHGRDISVAGIGVAGEKLVRVASTMVDKYASASRGSGGVWGSKRLKAIAVKGTARVELYNKKKFISLSSADGKFLANDTVQKNVASVYGSLYGIMNWQPGFRNSAKSLLSHEIPEELTPDALKKYETGRAGCRNCSVKCKNVYKIPSGRRKGEQGEGLEYECVYCLGTNCGIEDASAVMEMANLSDMHGMDVVSLGNAIAFAKELFNKGIITEKETGGLDLTWKNAEAQLQLVSDTAYARGFGRMIGQGMFVMAKMIGKNAMNYCYHVKGLSRGLHPAGLFSLAHAVSTRGADHLRGRSWAAGDNSDEAVLSQLKKEGVVSNDPVSSLIIAEQATTLADCFGRCKGAVNTWTAAVPLVWKYPLFKGLAQLASAATGKSFSEQELKKIAQRISALERVFNALCGITHKEDRIPQNPDISASPEGKKERSVHRALVQKYYSACEYDRNGIPEKHLLQSLGLEFAADAIESRLPVKDWDGPKIDID